ACTTGAATGTAACATAGCTGATAAATTTGAACGACTTGTCAAAGTTTTATtatggtgggtgggtgagttgTCGGTAAAATGAGCTATCTGGCTGACAGCTTGATCCCATTTGTACATTCTACGGCAGAGCACGAAGTCCACTAAGAAGAATTTAAAGTCATATTCactcacaaaatcatcaagggGCCTTGTTTACAGACTACAATGAGTCAAgagcatagataacttcatatatagatcgatcaagggcgctgcgatcgcatgttttcgtctcagctgtcgctggtggaaaaactgtttcattcgtagtcaagctacttaggataactatggtgcaaatttgaatcgttgacggctcgtccaaattcagagtagaaacccctaatatgactccttgtcaagcaattgctctcgtccagcacgcttcataaaacgggtttgagtaagttgtccgaccaaatttttaagaacgaaattttgaagaggttaaaatggggctcaagttaaagttttcatccatgtggtggaaacacttaactgaaacgcaaggaacaagcctgagtttaggctgacctccagaggtgtccgatttaccttgtttacgtataggcgcaatcatgtcacccacattcaagcacattgttgggagattgaaacgaaattccgaatgcctcatcattgcgttgcaatttcggatacattttgttacactttcgagattttcgagatgcattgctaaacaagggcaatcaatagagtacatgatttgctctactaaagtccaaatctttttttgacatgttacgtgtattatgccctgaaaagcatgttttttttttattctaccactctttcttcctgtatatttgtaagattcaaaagaaattaagattaaagaggaataacaaacgtttcatgataataattcaacttgcctgaagcgagatttaacgaaatatctttgtcccatttccaccagcgtcagctgacctgaaaacatgctcatgtggtacagctcctgttgaacttaagcattctagttatggttttctatggtcaaGAGCGAGTCTTCCAAAcaatgcttttgttttgagattttttcaTCGCTGCTGTTAAGTAACGGCTCTCGACCAATCAGCGAGAACCAGGCAAAAGGCGAACGACATGAGTGTCATTactcacggacttctagaaatatggactgccaacgagcttcccgccaaatcggcctacTCTCgatcatagcaactctgagccacttttcgaattaaagtaatagaAGAAGAGACGTAAATCCCGTCAATTAAAAGTAGGTCACTTTTATATCATTTCCTTGCAAATTGGATCATTGTAAAACTATGTTGTCAAAACATTATGTAGGTGAcaaagagcaggccgaaaagtCTCACTTATAATTTGTTTACTACAtgactttgaccatgtcttccgagttccctaagcatNCAAGGACAGATGTTGGAAGACTAATCCTTTTTCCTTGATACACCTAGAttcctgctgtaccgtacatccgccttaaCATTATGTAGGTGAcaaagagcaggccgaaaagtCTCACTTATAATTTGTTTACTACAtgactttgaccatgtcttccgagttccctaagcataggtctgggctcaaacttggctcaCTTTCGACAAGAAACCTTGTTGACGGCTTGGTATTGGACCACTTTGGAGTAAATGGTCCAATAGAAACTCTTTTAAACACTGTTTCATACTTTTCGGCCAAATTTGATCTCAATGAGATGGGACGGTAACTCTTCGGGAGGCAGGGATCCCTACccttgaagattggagtgATGTGACCCAGTTTTAGCGAGTAGGGGAAAACCCCAAGAATGACGGACttcttgatttgagtggtcagaGCTGGTATTAACTCAGGTGCACATTCCTTTAGAAAGGCTGCGGCTATACAATTAGGTCCGGCTGAGTTGGATCGGTTTAGGGAACCTGTTGCCCTTCTTCTGTGATGTTAAAGGGAGGATTTTCCAAGAGTTGGGACAGATCGATGAGCGGTACGGGCGGGGGgtggaaaacacattttcatacTGCTCGCTGAGTCTGTTTGCTAAGCTCAACTCGTCGTTTGGGATGACACCACCTAAGATGAGTGGACCAACTTTGGGAATAAACTTACGCCTGAGGTTAGCATAAGCATGGcaagcctttggattggaCTTCAGTATGATATTATATCATTGTGATATTAGTATTAGCAACCCAAAAGTAAAGTTGATAtaagacctctaccagactACTGGAATCTCGGCCGTTCAAACCACAAACATTGTTGCATCATCAGTATGAGAACGAGAAGAGATACtagcaacaaaatcaaattgttgaaGAGGCGCAGTGAATGTTtctggatttgattttcagtCAGGATGCATAAAAGGATTGAATTGTCGAGATTGAAAGCTGACCGTGTGAAACAGTTACTATGATGTCACTTTACAAAATCCCTTTAAAATACAGAGATAGAATACAAAGGACAATAGGAGAAGCGtaacaaaaaccataagtcCAATGATGGTGTCGTACAGCTTGATTTGCTCTATCACAGCGTCCTTGATTCTGCTCATAAGTGGGACGGATTGGTTCCATCCATCGGCGCCACAACTAGTTGGCGCTTCAATCTCGGGTTCTTGATAGGAAGAGTGCAGGCAATACACACTTATTGCAGGGGGTAGAtcctcattgttttgacttggACCACCGCAAGTAAATCCAGTAGCTGAAGAAGAGATACCGTAGTTGTTGATACTTTACATATTCCTCGTAAGTTACttcaaatctgatgtataaatgattcaaacaatgaacaacaaaGGGTGTTAAATGTATTGGATGACTGGGTTAGGGCCGAGCTGTAAAGCAAATCATAGATGGAAAAGTAGATGGGCCATCAATCACTTACAACCATGTAATGAAAAGATAGAACCATCGCCCAAACCCCCTCCCCCAAGGTAAATACCTTTGAGGCCGCAGTCGTGATTGCAAGCACTTCTTGGTCCAACAGAGGAATCATTGAAAGCGCCTTTCTGAAGACAGGAGCATTCCAACAAATTGGAAGTAGGATTAAACCGAATTCCCACGTGAAGAAAGCTTTGAGCAATGGACAAACAAAGCTTATGGCACAGATAGGGATGGATCTTTTGTGAATCAGGCAATTTCATCGTGACGCCTCGATATTTGTCAGTTTTGACCAGCTCTTGGTACAGGCAACCGATAGGCAATATCTCTTTACACTGACTCTGGTAGTCGATCTGAAACAAAACCATGTGCCTTCAACTCGTCTACATTTACATGTCTCTCCCCATATCATTACCGTTTCCACTTCCCCTCCCTCTGGTTTGAGGTCCTCGACACAATTTACAAAGTACAAATCAACTTCCGGTAAGGAATTCGTGCATAATTCCGGCGCAATCATTCGACCTGGATCAAAGGCCTCTGGATATCCACAACTACAAGTCAAAATACCATTCACCTTTCGAGTCAAGCTATAGATGGCAAAGGGGTGGTTGTCATGA
This DNA window, taken from Tigriopus californicus strain San Diego chromosome 9, Tcal_SD_v2.1, whole genome shotgun sequence, encodes the following:
- the LOC131887027 gene encoding uncharacterized protein LOC131887027, translating into MEGCRSFQLLILMFLINESLQETILVSQSVYKVQIQTKGRSLSSESRCIKEKGLVFQHLSLADTQNFKQYSFQECLWFCLQDDNADKTHMLIGYSSGIFSNKFNCLCAKQQALNSAVQVNPGYCDVMCPQSKFKCGNANDDFLSVYCMYKSCQDDSQEPICKKRMPHDFHGCLDGSNIQWKYAHNVRNFTAHSNHHSACIWECHDNHPFAIYSLTRKVNGILTCSCGYPEAFDPGRMIAPELCTNSLPEVDLYFVNCVEDLKPEGGEVETIDYQSQCKEILPIGCLYQELVKTDKYRGVTMKLPDSQKIHPYLCHKLCLSIAQSFLHVGIRFNPTSNLLECSCLQKGAFNDSSVGPRSACNHDCGLKATGFTCGGPSQNNEDLPPAISVYCLHSSYQEPEIEAPTSCGADGWNQSVPLMSRIKDAVIEQIKLYDTIIGLMVFVTLLLLSFVFYLCILKGFCKVTS